From the genome of Nitrosopumilus sp., one region includes:
- a CDS encoding NADH-quinone oxidoreductase subunit D, giving the protein MTYKLPPGLALQKVDERIMTLNVGPQHPGSGHMRIIVQIDGDYIVACDPDPGYVHRGEEKMAEYRNYITNIPHLERPVIHDSCNVLYPYVLGAEELLGIEVPERAKYVRVIASELNRCIYIMYWLAIYGIFLGHSTMFMWPAGDRELLIDLMEKMTGARVTHAHFVPGGVRNDLPPNFEDVCLRQVNYFEKRIKEYAAVFYDNPILIARTQDTGVLSRQDAIAYGTTGSVLRASGVDYDLRKKEPYDVYDELDVHTNVMKEGDSYARSKIPWLDMIESCNIIRQALQKMPKSGSVRTKLKPNPKGKGLNSVYKRVESGRGSLGCYIVSDGKPEPYRVKLSVPSFRNLIALPNLLRGEKLGNMPSVYWSLNYWPVEADR; this is encoded by the coding sequence ATGACTTACAAATTACCTCCTGGACTAGCACTCCAAAAAGTTGATGAGAGAATAATGACTCTCAATGTTGGGCCACAGCATCCTGGTTCTGGCCACATGAGAATAATTGTACAGATTGACGGTGATTATATTGTGGCATGTGATCCTGATCCTGGATATGTTCATCGTGGAGAAGAAAAAATGGCAGAATATCGAAATTATATCACAAATATTCCACATTTGGAAAGACCGGTAATTCATGATTCATGCAATGTATTGTATCCTTATGTTTTGGGAGCAGAAGAGCTTCTTGGAATTGAAGTTCCTGAACGTGCAAAATATGTCAGAGTAATTGCATCTGAATTAAATCGTTGTATTTACATCATGTATTGGCTCGCAATCTATGGTATCTTCTTGGGCCATTCTACTATGTTTATGTGGCCTGCTGGAGATCGTGAACTTTTGATTGATCTCATGGAAAAAATGACTGGTGCAAGAGTGACGCATGCTCACTTTGTTCCGGGTGGAGTTAGAAATGATTTACCTCCAAATTTTGAGGATGTCTGTTTACGTCAGGTGAACTATTTTGAAAAAAGAATCAAAGAATATGCCGCAGTCTTCTATGATAATCCAATTTTGATTGCCAGGACTCAGGATACTGGAGTTTTGTCCAGACAAGATGCCATAGCGTATGGAACAACAGGATCTGTACTTAGAGCAAGTGGTGTTGATTATGATCTTAGAAAGAAGGAACCATATGATGTCTATGACGAATTAGATGTTCACACTAATGTTATGAAAGAAGGTGATTCTTATGCACGTTCCAAAATTCCGTGGCTTGACATGATAGAAAGCTGTAACATTATTAGGCAAGCACTACAAAAAATGCCAAAATCAGGTTCTGTTAGAACCAAGCTAAAACCGAATCCAAAAGGTAAAGGACTTAATTCTGTATACAAGCGTGTGGAATCTGGCAGAGGTTCGTTAGGTTGCTATATTGTATCTGACGGAAAACCTGAACCGTATCGTGTAAAATTGAGTGTACCTTCCTTTAGAAACTTGATTGCATTGCCAAATCTTCTCAGGGGCGAAAAACTTGGTAATATGCCATCTGTTTACTGGAGTCTTAATTATTGGCCAGTGGAGGCAGACCGATAG
- the nuoH gene encoding NADH-quinone oxidoreductase subunit NuoH translates to MSAIAPNFKLSAFIASLLDNIFWIILIVVLIGLPAIMMILFVIEMPVIDGELLTPFLALTWLADPSRILPVIKAFMATDIFKVMAFPGFGFAALLAAGTIFVERKMMAKLQLRVGPFYCGKVEGILQLMGDGLKLISKEIIIPAKADKPIFWAAPVMFVATAAAFVAFIPVAPGWVVADVELGLLGVFAVIGFFPIITILSAWSANSKFPFIGGIRALFQMVSFEIPLILSLLGVVMLTGSLNLSEIAASQSSFPWIIFLPIGAIVFFITMLAELERIPFDLPEAESEIVAGWLTELSGMMYGLVQLGTYLKLYAFAGLFVVLFLGGWNGPMVVPPFPAELLVGVEMGPVTVGPFPGLPLFEQEMLNGALWFVLKTVAVIFFIILPRGVFPRIRVDMLLNLGWTKLIGLAFVNIFIALGLLYAGVLGPGGLQ, encoded by the coding sequence ATGTCTGCTATTGCACCCAATTTCAAACTAAGTGCGTTTATCGCATCATTACTTGACAATATCTTTTGGATCATTCTGATAGTTGTCTTAATTGGCTTACCTGCGATTATGATGATTCTGTTTGTAATTGAAATGCCAGTAATTGATGGTGAATTACTCACGCCGTTTCTTGCGTTAACGTGGTTAGCGGATCCTTCGCGAATTCTTCCAGTAATTAAAGCGTTCATGGCAACTGATATCTTTAAGGTTATGGCATTTCCTGGATTTGGATTTGCAGCATTACTTGCAGCCGGTACAATCTTTGTTGAAAGAAAGATGATGGCAAAATTACAATTGAGAGTAGGTCCTTTTTATTGTGGAAAAGTTGAAGGTATTTTACAATTAATGGGTGATGGATTAAAATTAATCTCAAAAGAAATTATTATTCCTGCAAAAGCTGACAAGCCTATTTTCTGGGCTGCTCCTGTGATGTTTGTTGCTACCGCAGCAGCGTTTGTGGCATTTATTCCGGTTGCTCCTGGATGGGTAGTTGCAGATGTTGAATTGGGATTGCTTGGAGTGTTTGCCGTGATTGGCTTCTTCCCAATTATTACCATCTTGTCTGCTTGGTCTGCGAACAGTAAGTTCCCATTCATCGGAGGCATAAGGGCTCTATTCCAAATGGTTTCATTTGAAATCCCACTAATCTTGTCGTTACTTGGCGTTGTAATGCTGACAGGCTCTCTAAATCTGTCTGAAATTGCAGCTAGTCAATCTAGTTTCCCATGGATCATATTTCTACCAATAGGTGCAATTGTTTTCTTTATTACCATGCTTGCAGAATTAGAAAGAATTCCATTTGACTTGCCTGAGGCAGAAAGTGAAATTGTTGCAGGATGGTTAACTGAATTGTCTGGAATGATGTATGGTCTTGTCCAATTGGGAACATATCTGAAACTTTATGCGTTTGCTGGATTATTTGTAGTACTTTTCCTTGGCGGTTGGAATGGTCCAATGGTTGTACCTCCCTTCCCCGCAGAACTTCTTGTAGGAGTTGAAATGGGTCCGGTCACTGTAGGTCCGTTCCCTGGATTGCCTTTATTTGAACAAGAAATGCTTAATGGTGCACTGTGGTTTGTTCTGAAGACTGTTGCAGTAATATTTTTCATTATACTGCCTAGAGGAGTTTTCCCAAGAATTAGAGTCGACATGTTGTTAAATCTGGGATGGACTAAACTGATCGGACTAGCTTTCGTTAACATCTTTATTGCACTGGGCTTGCTTTACGCTGGTGTGTTAGGGCCAGGAGGATTACAATAA
- a CDS encoding 4Fe-4S dicluster domain-containing protein produces MGTATGIIRALNSGIKHLAIKRFTLRYPEEKLKFVGDGYQFDPSTGVGIAGLKGRHMLFHDHCTGCQLCSIACEGVAEAIAMVKVPEEQKQNKKSIMPQIDYGKCVFCGLCVDACPFYALYMTNDYELSSFSKEGLIYTPAQLQVKPYVAQDSEIQISDRGATHG; encoded by the coding sequence ATGGGAACTGCAACTGGTATCATTCGTGCGTTAAATTCAGGAATTAAACATCTTGCGATAAAGAGATTTACTCTTAGGTATCCTGAAGAGAAATTAAAATTTGTAGGTGATGGCTATCAATTTGATCCCTCTACAGGCGTTGGAATTGCTGGATTAAAGGGTCGTCATATGCTATTTCATGATCACTGCACTGGATGTCAATTATGTTCTATTGCATGTGAGGGAGTAGCTGAGGCAATTGCAATGGTAAAAGTTCCAGAAGAACAAAAGCAAAACAAAAAATCAATTATGCCTCAAATTGATTATGGAAAATGTGTTTTCTGTGGTCTTTGTGTTGATGCGTGTCCATTTTATGCACTCTACATGACTAATGACTATGAACTATCTTCATTTTCTAAAGAAGGTTTGATTTACACTCCTGCACAATTGCAGGTTAAGCCATATGTTGCTCAAGATAGTGAAATCCAAATATCTGATAGAGGTGCCACACATGGCTGA
- a CDS encoding NADH-quinone oxidoreductase subunit J, producing MADAVFLALTVITIGSAIAALELRSLIYGSIALMGTLGGIAGFFFLLDAPFVALFQLAVYVGSIAVLILFTVMLVKRELIFKNIEDKRRKFAGLGLMLLMMVSLGAVFLDSGIKTITTDEPATNFKDIGTNFVTYYWPALILMGLILAGSVTGALVLAKREDVENDQRAN from the coding sequence ATGGCTGATGCTGTATTTCTTGCGTTAACTGTAATTACTATCGGGTCTGCAATTGCTGCCCTCGAATTACGATCATTAATCTATGGTTCTATTGCCTTGATGGGAACTCTTGGTGGTATTGCCGGATTTTTCTTTTTATTGGATGCTCCATTTGTGGCCTTATTTCAACTTGCAGTCTATGTGGGCTCAATAGCTGTCTTGATTTTGTTTACGGTCATGTTGGTAAAAAGAGAACTGATCTTCAAGAACATTGAGGATAAACGGAGAAAGTTTGCAGGACTTGGGTTGATGCTTTTAATGATGGTGTCATTAGGTGCAGTTTTCTTGGATTCTGGAATAAAGACAATTACTACTGATGAACCTGCTACCAATTTCAAAGATATAGGTACTAATTTTGTAACGTATTATTGGCCTGCATTAATTCTGATGGGATTGATTTTAGCTGGTTCAGTTACCGGGGCATTAGTTTTAGCCAAACGAGAGGATGTGGAGAATGACCAGCGAGCTAATTGA
- the nuoK gene encoding NADH-quinone oxidoreductase subunit NuoK: MTSELIDFTLVSIALLGIGIYGLAVKRNFIRMLFAVEIIINAANLNLVAFGRFLPHAGGQTMALFSIAIAAAEVAVGLSLIIVAYRMYQNVDIADFRSLKG, translated from the coding sequence ATGACCAGCGAGCTAATTGATTTTACACTTGTTTCAATTGCCTTATTGGGAATAGGTATTTACGGTCTTGCAGTAAAACGTAATTTTATTCGAATGTTATTTGCAGTAGAAATAATCATCAATGCTGCAAATCTTAATCTCGTTGCATTTGGACGGTTCTTGCCTCATGCTGGAGGTCAGACAATGGCATTGTTCTCAATTGCAATAGCTGCTGCAGAAGTTGCAGTTGGATTATCTTTAATCATTGTGGCATATAGAATGTATCAAAATGTCGATATTGCAGACTTTAGGAGCTTGAAGGGATAA
- a CDS encoding NADH-quinone oxidoreductase subunit M, with protein MEYALLQAVFLPLLLSPVAYIIGRKMGPTPAMWFTFAILLYTTILVINAALSGTVEEHYLWTEQFGEFGFMLDGLASPFAIMIYVLSTILAIYSKPYMIHKFHEQFEEEKKIVSSAGDQVSVVESSSLNDYVNAKSGLYFALYLVFAMGMLGTILSTNLIEFYIFFEVMLIPGFFLVALWGDGPRRKIGLMFLFWTHAGAVVLLLGFLMIGLSIGSFDFADIDESEIPKDILMLSAIAIAIGLGVKLAVFMFHIWLPYVHGSAPTPISALLSPAMIGIGAYGIFRLIVEFLPLTFADLAIWFHIWGLVTMIYGGAMALMQDDLKRMLAYSSISQMGYILFGIGSISVLGLAGAEMMYVTHAIGKGILFMMAGIIIVKVGTRSISKLGGLAGKMPITAVCAVIGALTIMGVPPTSGFMGEWILFFGALETAIEEGSTLRAVTFGLGLVATALTMSYMLWMLKRVFFGKTPEHLEHVKEGSWHMTVPMMILAGFSIVVGIYPDIFLKTIIPYMSGVLGV; from the coding sequence ATGGAATATGCACTATTACAGGCAGTCTTCCTGCCCTTGCTATTATCTCCAGTAGCATACATTATTGGAAGAAAAATGGGACCGACACCTGCAATGTGGTTTACATTTGCAATTTTGCTATACACTACGATTCTTGTAATTAATGCAGCACTATCTGGGACTGTAGAGGAACATTATCTATGGACTGAACAGTTTGGAGAGTTTGGTTTCATGTTGGATGGATTAGCATCACCATTTGCAATAATGATTTATGTTCTATCTACAATCTTGGCGATTTATTCAAAACCTTACATGATTCATAAATTCCATGAACAATTCGAAGAAGAAAAGAAAATTGTTTCATCTGCCGGCGATCAGGTGTCTGTAGTTGAATCTTCTTCTCTTAATGATTATGTAAATGCTAAATCTGGGCTTTACTTTGCACTATACCTTGTATTTGCAATGGGTATGCTTGGAACCATTCTTTCAACTAATCTTATTGAATTTTATATTTTCTTTGAGGTAATGCTGATTCCTGGGTTCTTTTTAGTGGCACTTTGGGGTGATGGGCCAAGAAGAAAAATTGGCTTGATGTTTTTATTTTGGACTCATGCTGGTGCAGTAGTTTTACTGTTGGGCTTTTTGATGATTGGTCTTTCCATTGGTAGTTTTGATTTTGCGGACATCGATGAATCAGAAATTCCAAAAGATATTCTCATGTTATCCGCAATTGCAATTGCAATTGGCCTTGGTGTAAAACTAGCGGTCTTCATGTTCCATATTTGGCTTCCATATGTTCACGGTTCTGCACCTACGCCAATCAGTGCATTATTGTCACCTGCCATGATCGGAATTGGCGCTTATGGTATTTTCAGATTGATTGTAGAATTTTTACCTTTGACATTTGCTGATCTTGCAATATGGTTCCATATCTGGGGTCTTGTTACAATGATTTACGGTGGTGCAATGGCACTAATGCAAGATGATTTGAAACGCATGCTTGCATATTCTAGCATTAGTCAGATGGGTTATATCCTATTTGGTATTGGTTCCATATCGGTACTTGGTCTCGCAGGTGCTGAGATGATGTATGTAACACACGCTATTGGTAAAGGAATTCTCTTCATGATGGCCGGAATTATTATTGTTAAAGTTGGAACTAGAAGTATTTCTAAACTTGGAGGATTGGCAGGAAAAATGCCAATCACTGCGGTATGTGCTGTTATTGGTGCATTAACAATAATGGGTGTTCCGCCAACCAGTGGTTTCATGGGTGAGTGGATTCTCTTTTTCGGTGCATTGGAGACTGCAATTGAAGAGGGCTCTACACTCAGAGCAGTAACATTTGGTCTGGGTCTTGTTGCAACAGCTCTTACAATGTCTTACATGCTATGGATGCTAAAACGTGTCTTCTTTGGAAAAACTCCTGAACATCTTGAACATGTAAAGGAAGGAAGTTGGCACATGACTGTACCAATGATGATATTGGCAGGATTCTCAATTGTAGTTGGAATTTATCCAGATATTTTCTTAAAGACAATAATTCCATACATGAGTGGGGTATTGGGAGTTTAG
- a CDS encoding NADH-quinone oxidoreductase subunit L, with translation MATESLGLPFEVGTASAAWLIWILPFAAAMIIPGVGKLSKHATGYVAVAFALMSALSAASLLPMALEAHEIHDQIMWIDAIGLKAGVLADPVSIIMANVVGWISFLIMIYSTGYMKGDKDITRFWFWMLFFIGSMQLIVLSDNLLQVFFGWEGVGLASYALISFWYRDKKKDHVGVEGRTVLGMLDYYSPTHAGMKAFIMTKVGDVMMIAGMLLIFLFAGTFGFKELMGETQWATNMAAQGLLVPAFVLLFGGAMGKSAQFPLNEWLLEAMTGPTAVSALIHAATMVKAGVFLVARIGPLVFALGAAGIMADQFFEIIAWVGAITALLLATQGMVNNEIKKVLAYSTGSQIGYMMMALGIAGLSHQYVDGYTAGFFHLISHAMFKASLFMAAGSLLHVVGSRFMSDMGGLKKQMKKTYVFMWAAGLGLMGAPFITTGFWSKDAIFASVYTSGNEWAMPLYIIAVLTAVITAFYTTRMIGLVFFGKNSKHIEKMESEGHHIHEAPMSMWIPYGILAVLTIGIGLIGLSAEEGLHHLFGEYLEESFGIHTAHVANEASILPEFLQGLNPVALGSSLVAFATGIGLGYIFYIGRWVDPVKFVNSNIVFYSIHKLFLNRWYLNAMVYWCFVVAPLWLARGVFRYFEKTAIDYGMNAGVQKAVGWSAKVVQGTQTGVSQSYLFVFGAGLLFVVLILLI, from the coding sequence ATGGCAACAGAATCTTTGGGATTGCCCTTTGAAGTTGGAACTGCAAGTGCTGCTTGGCTAATTTGGATTTTACCCTTTGCAGCAGCAATGATTATTCCGGGAGTTGGCAAACTATCAAAACATGCAACTGGATATGTTGCAGTGGCATTTGCTTTGATGAGTGCATTATCTGCAGCATCGCTTCTTCCAATGGCTTTGGAGGCTCACGAAATACATGATCAGATAATGTGGATAGATGCAATTGGTCTTAAAGCTGGAGTTTTGGCTGATCCTGTTTCGATAATAATGGCAAATGTAGTTGGTTGGATTTCATTCCTCATTATGATTTACAGTACAGGATACATGAAAGGCGATAAAGACATTACAAGATTTTGGTTTTGGATGTTGTTCTTTATTGGTTCAATGCAGTTAATCGTACTGTCTGATAACTTGTTACAGGTGTTCTTTGGATGGGAGGGGGTAGGACTTGCATCATATGCTTTGATTAGCTTTTGGTATCGTGATAAAAAGAAGGATCATGTTGGTGTTGAAGGTAGAACTGTACTTGGCATGTTAGATTACTATTCCCCAACACATGCCGGTATGAAGGCATTCATCATGACCAAAGTCGGTGATGTGATGATGATTGCCGGTATGCTGTTGATATTTTTGTTTGCGGGTACTTTTGGATTTAAGGAATTGATGGGAGAAACCCAATGGGCAACTAATATGGCTGCTCAGGGACTATTAGTTCCTGCATTTGTTTTACTATTTGGCGGTGCAATGGGAAAATCTGCACAATTCCCATTAAACGAGTGGTTGTTGGAAGCCATGACAGGTCCTACCGCAGTTTCTGCATTAATTCACGCAGCAACTATGGTTAAAGCAGGTGTTTTCTTGGTGGCCAGAATTGGTCCACTTGTATTTGCATTAGGCGCTGCAGGAATTATGGCTGATCAATTCTTTGAGATAATTGCTTGGGTTGGCGCAATTACTGCACTATTACTTGCAACACAAGGCATGGTGAACAACGAAATTAAGAAAGTACTGGCATATTCTACTGGTTCTCAAATCGGTTACATGATGATGGCATTAGGTATTGCAGGATTGTCACATCAATACGTTGATGGTTATACTGCAGGATTTTTCCATTTAATTTCTCATGCAATGTTCAAGGCTTCATTATTCATGGCAGCAGGTTCTCTGTTACATGTTGTTGGCTCTAGATTCATGAGCGATATGGGAGGTCTGAAAAAACAAATGAAAAAAACTTATGTGTTCATGTGGGCTGCAGGTCTTGGTTTAATGGGTGCACCATTTATCACTACAGGTTTCTGGAGTAAGGATGCAATCTTTGCTTCAGTCTATACATCTGGAAATGAATGGGCAATGCCACTTTACATCATTGCAGTTCTAACTGCTGTTATCACCGCATTTTATACAACAAGAATGATTGGATTGGTCTTCTTTGGAAAGAATAGTAAGCACATTGAAAAAATGGAATCCGAAGGACATCATATTCATGAAGCGCCAATGTCCATGTGGATTCCATATGGAATTCTTGCAGTGCTTACTATTGGAATTGGTCTTATTGGATTATCTGCAGAAGAAGGACTGCATCACTTGTTTGGAGAGTATCTTGAAGAATCATTTGGCATTCACACCGCACATGTTGCAAATGAAGCATCGATTTTACCAGAATTCTTACAAGGTCTTAATCCTGTCGCTCTAGGTTCTTCTCTTGTAGCATTTGCTACTGGCATTGGATTAGGTTACATATTCTATATTGGCCGATGGGTTGATCCTGTGAAATTTGTAAATTCAAACATTGTCTTTTACTCTATTCACAAACTTTTCTTAAACAGATGGTATCTTAACGCAATGGTATACTGGTGCTTTGTTGTAGCTCCTCTATGGCTTGCAAGAGGTGTATTCCGATACTTTGAAAAGACTGCTATTGATTATGGTATGAATGCTGGAGTCCAAAAAGCAGTTGGATGGAGTGCAAAAGTTGTTCAAGGAACTCAGACTGGTGTGTCACAATCATATCTATTCGTATTTGGAGCAGGATTACTATTCGTAGTTCTGATATTGTTGATATAG
- a CDS encoding NADH-quinone oxidoreductase subunit N, protein MLEITSTPLVLIAILGTVGILLPIISIIRKEQGSNSFYAVIAFAALIVSMGYVGYQFIDENVASSALFSEDVIVDDAFGGFFAIAMLIVAIFTTVGSFNYMRKHNSPAVYYSLILLATIGMVLVAYSTDLVMLFVAWELMSIPTYILVGYMKKNPSSNEAALKYFLFGALSSAIIVYGISISYGLTGSTNIGEVIQGYSTLDPSLLPLALLSVGMFIAGFGFKMGLVPFHQWLPDTYEGAPPAITALLAAATKKAGFAATIRIVVLGMVVLNLDWTLALGIIAVMTMTIGNVAAIMQKNISRMLAYSSIAHAGYILIGLAVAPHSSLGLQGSLYQIMNHAVMKGAAFIAITGIVTTLAVTHIDKLQGLGRRMPITALGLILALFALAGIPPLSGFWSKLMLFGSALDASSALWWAPWLAIAGVLNSALSLAYYGWITRKMYFEGENQKRVAEPKSIIAVMIFSSIFLVGFGVYPEPLIKFVEFATPVISLGLMP, encoded by the coding sequence ATGTTAGAAATTACTTCAACTCCATTGGTTTTAATCGCAATTTTGGGTACCGTGGGAATTCTTCTACCTATAATCAGCATTATTAGAAAAGAGCAGGGTTCAAATTCATTTTATGCTGTGATTGCGTTTGCAGCGTTAATCGTATCTATGGGTTATGTTGGATATCAGTTCATAGATGAGAATGTTGCATCCTCTGCTCTTTTCTCTGAAGACGTAATAGTGGACGATGCGTTTGGCGGATTCTTTGCAATTGCAATGTTGATTGTGGCTATTTTCACTACTGTTGGTTCCTTTAATTACATGAGAAAGCATAATTCTCCTGCTGTTTACTATTCACTGATCTTACTTGCAACGATCGGTATGGTACTTGTTGCATATTCTACTGATTTAGTAATGCTGTTTGTTGCGTGGGAGCTTATGAGTATTCCAACATACATTTTGGTTGGGTATATGAAAAAGAACCCAAGCTCAAACGAAGCTGCTCTGAAATATTTCCTGTTTGGTGCTTTGTCATCTGCAATCATCGTTTACGGAATTTCCATCTCATATGGTTTAACAGGTTCTACAAATATTGGCGAAGTAATTCAAGGCTATTCCACACTTGATCCTTCGCTTTTACCTCTGGCATTACTTTCTGTTGGAATGTTTATTGCAGGATTTGGATTCAAAATGGGACTTGTACCCTTCCATCAGTGGCTACCTGATACCTATGAGGGTGCTCCGCCAGCTATCACTGCTCTATTAGCTGCTGCAACCAAGAAAGCCGGATTTGCAGCAACAATTAGAATCGTAGTTTTGGGCATGGTCGTTCTAAATCTTGATTGGACATTGGCATTAGGAATAATTGCAGTAATGACGATGACTATTGGAAATGTTGCTGCAATCATGCAAAAGAACATCTCCAGAATGCTGGCGTATTCTAGTATAGCGCATGCAGGATACATTTTGATTGGATTGGCAGTTGCCCCACACAGTTCTCTTGGTTTACAAGGTTCTCTGTATCAGATTATGAATCACGCAGTCATGAAGGGTGCTGCCTTTATTGCAATTACAGGTATTGTTACAACTCTAGCAGTTACTCATATTGACAAACTTCAGGGACTTGGAAGACGAATGCCTATCACAGCACTTGGTTTGATCCTTGCATTATTTGCATTAGCTGGAATTCCCCCACTTTCAGGATTTTGGAGTAAATTGATGCTGTTTGGAAGTGCTTTAGATGCAAGTTCTGCATTATGGTGGGCACCTTGGCTTGCAATCGCTGGTGTTCTTAACAGTGCATTGTCTCTTGCTTACTATGGTTGGATCACAAGAAAAATGTACTTTGAAGGAGAAAATCAGAAGAGAGTTGCAGAACCAAAGTCAATAATCGCTGTAATGATATTTTCGTCCATATTCTTAGTAGGATTTGGTGTATATCCAGAACCACTGATTAAATTTGTAGAGTTTGCTACTCCGGTAATCAGCTTGGGTCTTATGCCTTAA
- a CDS encoding polyprenyl synthetase family protein, with protein sequence MDRKNIEINPLLETYGKYIKRIDQALDDELSIYSESEFIEPLKYSLEGGKRIRPIILNLAAESVGKIDENVLAASCAVEFLHMESIIHDDIIDNETMRRQKEPFHIKYGYNTSVLTGDFVLGLILAISSRLDNVRITKDLATTAMLMSEGEMIEGRLETSEDVTFDDYLKVIEYKTATAFEVAARTGAIIANGTEEQIEVLTGYGKNLGIAYQIRDDLLDWKNEDKLFNLLIKKSSDPRDVFNKMEELLKEYSEKARMSLRKIPDNNAKMNLDNLIKFTSFKA encoded by the coding sequence TTGGACAGGAAAAATATCGAGATAAATCCTCTACTTGAAACCTATGGAAAATACATCAAAAGGATAGATCAAGCTCTCGATGATGAACTTTCAATATATTCTGAATCTGAATTTATTGAACCGCTAAAATATTCCCTAGAAGGGGGTAAGCGAATAAGACCCATTATTTTGAATTTAGCTGCCGAAAGTGTTGGTAAAATTGATGAAAATGTCTTGGCAGCATCATGTGCGGTTGAATTTCTACACATGGAATCAATCATTCATGACGATATTATAGATAATGAAACCATGAGAAGACAAAAAGAACCATTTCATATCAAATATGGTTACAATACAAGTGTACTTACAGGAGATTTTGTTTTGGGATTAATTTTGGCCATATCATCCAGGTTAGACAATGTAAGAATTACTAAAGATTTAGCCACCACTGCCATGTTGATGAGTGAAGGTGAGATGATCGAAGGCAGACTCGAAACTAGTGAAGATGTGACATTTGATGATTATCTCAAAGTAATAGAATACAAAACAGCAACAGCATTTGAAGTTGCCGCTAGGACAGGTGCAATAATTGCAAACGGTACAGAAGAACAAATTGAAGTATTGACAGGGTATGGGAAAAATCTTGGAATTGCATATCAAATTCGAGATGATTTGCTAGATTGGAAAAACGAAGATAAGCTGTTTAATTTATTGATTAAGAAGAGTTCCGACCCAAGAGACGTATTTAACAAAATGGAAGAATTGCTAAAGGAGTATTCAGAAAAAGCCAGAATGAGCTTAAGAAAAATTCCAGACAATAACGCAAAAATGAATTTGGACAATTTGATAAAATTTACATCGTTTAAGGCATAA
- a CDS encoding pyrroloquinoline quinone biosynthesis protein PqqC: protein MSVIKRIDEMIEERSLLKHLFYQMWSDGKLTRESLAGYSKEYFQLVKAVPSFMTPIIEKSPDSVVDELIENQQEESDHIKSWIAFAGELGISEDELTSYSGTTKTCQAVSDLNALMNTFDGGACAMYAFEKEIPKISQTKLDGLAEFYGITSNEATQYFKLHTEADIRHAASWRNVVGTSSVDSNSLIEIADKSISAQNLLLDSCYEEYC, encoded by the coding sequence ATGAGCGTAATAAAAAGAATTGATGAAATGATTGAAGAAAGAAGTTTACTAAAACATCTATTCTATCAAATGTGGTCTGATGGAAAATTAACTCGGGAGTCTCTGGCAGGTTATTCTAAAGAATATTTTCAACTTGTAAAGGCAGTACCGTCTTTTATGACTCCCATTATAGAAAAGTCACCTGATTCTGTGGTTGATGAATTAATTGAAAATCAACAAGAAGAATCGGATCATATTAAATCCTGGATTGCATTTGCAGGAGAACTTGGAATATCTGAGGATGAACTCACTTCTTACTCTGGTACAACCAAAACTTGTCAGGCAGTCTCTGACTTGAATGCGTTGATGAATACTTTTGATGGTGGTGCATGTGCAATGTATGCATTTGAAAAAGAAATTCCTAAAATCAGTCAAACTAAACTTGATGGATTGGCAGAATTCTACGGGATAACAAGTAATGAAGCTACCCAGTACTTCAAACTTCATACTGAAGCTGATATCCGACATGCTGCATCATGGAGAAATGTAGTGGGGACATCTTCAGTTGATTCAAACAGTCTGATTGAAATTGCGGACAAATCTATTTCTGCACAAAATTTGTTGCTTGATAGTTGTTATGAAGAATACTGCTAA